In Brachypodium distachyon strain Bd21 chromosome 2, Brachypodium_distachyon_v3.0, whole genome shotgun sequence, one genomic interval encodes:
- the LOC100835010 gene encoding pheophytinase, chloroplastic, with protein MAALAAQHHRVFSSTPSTTPRTYLLHHLPTPSSSSRRPHGGPRGARLLRRASGDSSAVPAASSSLEELSRSCTTWSWRGMSVNYLVRGEGPPVLLVHGFGASVAHWRRNIDVLSESNTVYAIDLLGFGASDKPPGFSYTMETWAELILKFLDEVVKSPTVLVGNSVGSLACVIAASDSSRDLVRGLVLLNCSGGMNNKAIVDDWRIKLLLPLLWLIDFLLKQKGIASALFERVKDRKNLKDILLSVYGNKDAVDDELVEIIRGPADTEGALDAFVSTVTGPPGPSPIALMPKIRIPVLVLWGDQDPFTPIDGPVGKYFSGLPSELPNVRLHMLEGVGHCPHDDRPDLVHQKLLPWLEELPSATEPEVALT; from the exons atggccgcgctTGCCGCCCAACACCACCGTGTCTTCTCCTCCACCCCCTCCACGACCCCAAGAACTTATCTCCTGCACCACCTCCCTACcccatcctcctcgtcgcgTCGTCCCCATGGCGGCCCCAGAGGCGCCCGCCTTCTTCGGCGCGCCTCCGGGGACAGCAGCGCGGTCCCTGCTGCCAGCTCGTCGCTGGAGGAGCTGTCCCGGAGCTGCACCACCTGGTCATGGAGAGGCATGAGCGTGAACTACCTGGTCAGGGGGGAAGGCCCGCCCGTGCTGCTCGTCCACGGCTTTGGCGCCTCCGTCGCGCACTGGCGCAG GAATATTGATGTGTTATCTGAATCAAACACCGTTTATGCAATTGATTTGCTCGGGTTTGGGGCGTCAGACAAGCCCCCTGGATTCTCTTACACGATGGAAACATGGGCTGAG TTGATCCTTAAGTTCTTGGACGAGGTCGTCAAGAGCCCTACTGTGCTTGTTGGCAACTCTGTGGGAAGCCTCGCATGTGTCATTGCTGCGTCAG ACTCTAGCAGAGATCTTGTCCGGGGTCTTGTTCTACTGAACTGCTCAGGTGGCATGAACAACAAAGCAATCGTTGACGACTGGAGGATTAAGTTGCTCTTGCCTCTGCTTTGGTTAATTGACTTCCTGCTGAAACAAAAGGGAATAGCATCCGCCCTCTTCGAGCGTGTAAAGGACAG GAAAAATCTGAAAGACATCTTGCTATCGGTTTATGGTAACAAAGACGCAGTGGATGATGAATTAGTCGAG ATCATAAGAGGGCCGGCTGACACCGAAGGGGCTCTGGACGCGTTCGTGTCGACGGTGACGGGCCCGCCAGGCCCTAGCCCGATAGCCCTGATGCCCAAGATCAGGATCCCGGTGTTGGTCCTGTGGGGAGACCAGGATCCTTTCACCCCGATCGACGGGCCTGTGGGGAAGTACTTCTCCGGCCTCCCGTCGGAGCTTCCCAACGTGAGGCTACACATGCTGGAGGGAGTCGGGCACTGCCCGCATGACGACCGGCCGGACCTCGTGCACCAGAAGCTGCTTCCTTGGCTGGAAGAGCTCCCCTCTGCGACCGAGCCTGAGGTGGCGCTAACTTAA
- the LOC100835933 gene encoding NAC domain-containing protein 22 isoform X2, with protein MSRDIDEGSVPGAVAGGGGELEGSEPVAGGGEVEAAADSHENDLVMPGFRFHPTEEELIEFYLRRKVEGRRFNVELITFLDLYRFDPWELPAMAVIGEKEWFFYVPRDRKYRNGDRPNRVTASGYWKATGADRMIRGENSRPIGLKKTLVFYSGKAPKGVRSSWIMNEYRLPPPTTDADLFYKSEISLCRVYKRSGIDDGGHGRASSSSNVQSTSSMPGPSRTSAPTGRQHGPSPTQQPTSFHLIGQAQCSTTVPPPAIVDVQATAHNALHPPPLPPGPSCAYDEHAPLIGNSSTPVDDELSRLVGHGQAYAIANHQDAGTHFFPMPPPPAPHPLGVLPMSPAAGSDKLWDWNPDTTSSKDYGGSSYK; from the exons ATGAGTAGAGACATCGACGAAGGAAGCGTTCCGGGCGCCgttgccggaggaggaggggaattAGAGGGCAGCGAACctgtggccggcggcggcgaagtcGAGGCAGCCGCCGACTCGCACGAGAACGACCTGGTGATGCCGGGGTTCCGGTTCCAcccgacggaggaggagctgatTGAGTTCTACCTCCGGCGCAAGGTGGAGGGCCGGCGCTTCAACGTCGagctcatcaccttcctcgaCCTCTACCGCTTCGACCCATGGGAGCTCCCCG CAATGGCGGTGATCGGGGAGAAGGAGTGGTTCTTCTACGTGCCACGGGACCGCAAGTACCGGAACGGGGACCGGCCGAACCGGGTGACGGCGTCGGGGTACTGGAAGGCGACTGGGGCCGACAGGATGATCCGCGGCGAGAACAGCCGGCCCATCGGGCTCAAGAAGACGCTCGTCTTCTACTCCGGCAAGGCCCCCAAGGGCGTCCGCAGCAGCTGGATCATGAACGAGtaccgcctcccgccgcccaCCACCGACGCCGATCTCTTCTACAAG TCCGAGATCTCGCTCTGCCGCGTGTACAAGCGGTCCGGCATCGACGATGGCGGCCACGGACgcgcctcctccagcagcaATGTCCAATCCACATCGTCAATGCCGGGACCTTCCCGGACCTCTGCGCCGACGGGCCGGCAGCACGGGCCATCACCGACGCAGCAGCCCACCAGCTTTCACCTCATCGGCCAGGCCCAGTGCTCCACgacggtgccgccgccggccatcgTGGACGTCCAGGCCACGGCCCACAACGCTCTGCAtccgcctcctcttcccccgggACCGTCGTGTGCATATGATGAGCACGCTCCCCTGATAGGCAACAGCTCGacgcccgtggacgacgagCTGAGCAGGCTGGTGGGCCACGGCCAAGCCTACGCTATTGCTAACCACCAGGACGCCGGCACCCACTTCTTCCCAATGCCACCACCCCCGGCGCCTCACCCCCTCGGCGTGCTGCCGATGTCGCCCGCCGCTGGCTCTGACAAGCTCTGGGATTGGAACCCTGACACCACCTCCAGCAAGGACTACGGTGGTTCTAGTTACAAGTGA
- the LOC100835933 gene encoding NAC domain-containing protein 22 isoform X1 — protein sequence MSRDIDEGSVPGAVAGGGGELEGSEPVAGGGEVEAAADSHENDLVMPGFRFHPTEEELIEFYLRRKVEGRRFNVELITFLDLYRFDPWELPAMAVIGEKEWFFYVPRDRKYRNGDRPNRVTASGYWKATGADRMIRGENSRPIGLKKTLVFYSGKAPKGVRSSWIMNEYRLPPPTTDADLFYKVSEISLCRVYKRSGIDDGGHGRASSSSNVQSTSSMPGPSRTSAPTGRQHGPSPTQQPTSFHLIGQAQCSTTVPPPAIVDVQATAHNALHPPPLPPGPSCAYDEHAPLIGNSSTPVDDELSRLVGHGQAYAIANHQDAGTHFFPMPPPPAPHPLGVLPMSPAAGSDKLWDWNPDTTSSKDYGGSSYK from the exons ATGAGTAGAGACATCGACGAAGGAAGCGTTCCGGGCGCCgttgccggaggaggaggggaattAGAGGGCAGCGAACctgtggccggcggcggcgaagtcGAGGCAGCCGCCGACTCGCACGAGAACGACCTGGTGATGCCGGGGTTCCGGTTCCAcccgacggaggaggagctgatTGAGTTCTACCTCCGGCGCAAGGTGGAGGGCCGGCGCTTCAACGTCGagctcatcaccttcctcgaCCTCTACCGCTTCGACCCATGGGAGCTCCCCG CAATGGCGGTGATCGGGGAGAAGGAGTGGTTCTTCTACGTGCCACGGGACCGCAAGTACCGGAACGGGGACCGGCCGAACCGGGTGACGGCGTCGGGGTACTGGAAGGCGACTGGGGCCGACAGGATGATCCGCGGCGAGAACAGCCGGCCCATCGGGCTCAAGAAGACGCTCGTCTTCTACTCCGGCAAGGCCCCCAAGGGCGTCCGCAGCAGCTGGATCATGAACGAGtaccgcctcccgccgcccaCCACCGACGCCGATCTCTTCTACAAGGTA TCCGAGATCTCGCTCTGCCGCGTGTACAAGCGGTCCGGCATCGACGATGGCGGCCACGGACgcgcctcctccagcagcaATGTCCAATCCACATCGTCAATGCCGGGACCTTCCCGGACCTCTGCGCCGACGGGCCGGCAGCACGGGCCATCACCGACGCAGCAGCCCACCAGCTTTCACCTCATCGGCCAGGCCCAGTGCTCCACgacggtgccgccgccggccatcgTGGACGTCCAGGCCACGGCCCACAACGCTCTGCAtccgcctcctcttcccccgggACCGTCGTGTGCATATGATGAGCACGCTCCCCTGATAGGCAACAGCTCGacgcccgtggacgacgagCTGAGCAGGCTGGTGGGCCACGGCCAAGCCTACGCTATTGCTAACCACCAGGACGCCGGCACCCACTTCTTCCCAATGCCACCACCCCCGGCGCCTCACCCCCTCGGCGTGCTGCCGATGTCGCCCGCCGCTGGCTCTGACAAGCTCTGGGATTGGAACCCTGACACCACCTCCAGCAAGGACTACGGTGGTTCTAGTTACAAGTGA